In one Brevibacillus composti genomic region, the following are encoded:
- a CDS encoding immunoglobulin-like domain-containing protein: protein MNKKLVLSVLSTAVLTSMAASAMAAPKAGFYIGGEVDKYYSVDALADNFGVAFEEILDYGLDSVYVDENGKAANLMQAIFADDLDEVLADPTLALFNGNKYAIVGTNDTYDPEKDTDIVPPVDGELKVESVSAINPAELQIKFSQKVNKDSAVNLSNYVITKNGTKYGNGFNPINTLLDAAPNNIAYDEDTQTVTFRLAAANYLFNGDKYSIDVTDGVLSEDKSKKIERYAGAQQTYTDTTGPQLVKAEVTSSNFLKLTFNEPVAAGLTATVDGVNVPLAAPSTTIRDYTVQSVATLPADLRTAGTHNVSVYNATDIAAPNANSKSILTGSFQVTTDTVAPTVTEVKQSTGSDRAFDIVFSEPVTVDTSKLVIKKGNFTFPAVDANSPGYTTAFFAKDGITAVANGSVRVLRVTFGADSSAYANNLYATGENSVNLEVSVENFKDAVDLVGTKTTKTVTLSKDQAAPKVTSKFDNSIKGTLNPNATDADGYLAVKFDKAIGATVSASKITVVDKDGITRTITTAARDAADATNKTVQLVISGLTDRDNLEAKAPFTVSFAADAVTGTNGIGNVAFSTQIEKSSSTVAPVAEAVTNAVVGAGNIITVTYNTAMDASAANLANYTLDGAALPPGTTISINGTNTVVTITLPAGYTNRTISKLFAISKNVKTASGSVVVGSVATKAEYSTMLSFTDNTKPVLTGAKFLVASNTARTSDKIKLTFSEDLAAVADNPATRADFSVTVNGSAATISNLQDGTVGDDVVTLVTSAPINLSQTVVVKVNGVDATLNPVVDVTDGVGNTLTTGTEVIVSGTELDAGQIAQDAADVATAKAALAVGYAGGDSAASVTQNLTLTTTGASATTVTWSSDNTAVVTNAGVVTRPSYNDGDAAVNLTATITKGTATDTKTFALTVKAEAIDADSTVTDGAKVGINADATVTIALVDEAGNPVTGLTNADFVLAKATGTGKLTFGAVTETATPGTYTFTVQNDTAETATISITVDGVLLSDTATLDSTL, encoded by the coding sequence GTGAATAAAAAGCTGGTACTTTCTGTTCTTTCGACAGCAGTCCTCACTAGCATGGCAGCTTCCGCAATGGCTGCGCCGAAAGCCGGTTTCTACATCGGCGGCGAAGTCGACAAATATTACTCTGTGGATGCGCTGGCCGATAACTTTGGTGTTGCATTTGAAGAAATCCTGGACTATGGCCTTGACTCCGTATATGTTGACGAAAACGGAAAAGCTGCAAACCTCATGCAAGCCATTTTCGCTGACGATCTGGATGAAGTTTTGGCAGATCCTACACTGGCACTCTTTAATGGCAATAAGTATGCGATTGTTGGAACCAACGATACTTATGATCCAGAAAAAGATACAGACATCGTTCCACCAGTTGACGGTGAGTTGAAAGTTGAAAGTGTAAGTGCTATTAACCCTGCTGAACTTCAAATCAAATTCAGCCAAAAAGTTAATAAAGATTCCGCAGTTAACCTGAGTAACTACGTAATCACTAAGAACGGAACTAAATATGGTAATGGATTCAATCCAATCAACACTCTGTTGGATGCTGCTCCAAACAATATCGCTTACGACGAAGATACTCAAACCGTAACATTCCGTTTGGCAGCTGCTAACTATCTGTTCAACGGAGACAAGTACAGCATCGATGTTACAGATGGTGTTCTTTCCGAAGATAAGAGCAAAAAAATTGAGCGCTATGCTGGTGCCCAACAAACTTACACCGACACAACCGGTCCGCAACTCGTTAAAGCAGAAGTTACTTCTTCTAACTTCTTGAAACTGACGTTCAACGAGCCTGTAGCAGCTGGCCTTACAGCAACTGTTGATGGTGTAAACGTACCGCTTGCTGCACCGTCCACTACTATCCGTGATTACACTGTGCAAAGCGTTGCAACACTTCCTGCTGATCTTCGTACAGCTGGTACTCACAATGTATCTGTATACAATGCTACTGACATTGCTGCTCCAAATGCGAACTCTAAGAGCATCCTGACTGGTAGCTTCCAAGTAACAACAGATACAGTTGCCCCAACAGTAACTGAAGTGAAACAATCTACAGGTAGCGATCGTGCATTTGACATTGTGTTCAGCGAACCAGTAACAGTTGATACTTCTAAACTGGTAATTAAAAAGGGCAACTTTACGTTCCCAGCTGTGGATGCTAATTCTCCTGGCTATACTACCGCATTCTTTGCAAAAGATGGCATTACGGCAGTAGCAAACGGATCTGTCCGCGTGCTCCGAGTAACATTCGGTGCTGATTCTTCTGCATACGCAAACAATCTCTATGCAACTGGTGAAAACAGTGTAAATCTTGAAGTATCTGTTGAGAACTTTAAGGATGCTGTTGACTTGGTAGGTACGAAAACTACTAAGACAGTAACCCTGTCCAAAGACCAAGCCGCACCGAAAGTAACAAGCAAGTTTGATAACTCAATTAAAGGTACCTTGAATCCTAATGCTACTGATGCGGACGGTTACCTCGCAGTCAAGTTCGACAAAGCAATCGGCGCGACAGTCTCAGCCTCCAAGATTACTGTTGTAGATAAAGATGGCATTACTCGTACGATTACTACAGCAGCTCGCGATGCAGCTGACGCTACAAACAAAACTGTACAATTGGTTATTTCTGGTCTGACAGACCGTGATAATCTGGAAGCAAAAGCTCCATTTACTGTGTCCTTTGCTGCTGATGCTGTAACTGGTACCAATGGTATTGGAAACGTGGCATTCTCTACCCAAATTGAGAAGTCTTCCAGCACAGTTGCTCCTGTAGCTGAGGCAGTAACAAATGCAGTTGTTGGTGCAGGAAATATAATTACTGTAACTTACAATACTGCGATGGATGCAAGCGCAGCAAACCTTGCTAACTATACACTCGATGGTGCTGCATTGCCACCGGGTACTACAATCTCCATCAACGGTACTAACACTGTTGTAACGATCACACTGCCAGCTGGTTACACTAACCGCACCATCTCTAAACTGTTTGCGATTAGCAAAAATGTAAAAACTGCGAGCGGTAGCGTAGTTGTTGGATCAGTAGCTACAAAAGCTGAATACTCCACAATGCTTAGCTTTACTGACAATACTAAACCGGTATTGACTGGCGCTAAGTTTTTGGTAGCCAGCAACACAGCTAGAACCTCCGACAAGATCAAATTGACCTTTAGTGAGGACCTTGCTGCAGTAGCTGATAACCCTGCAACACGTGCTGACTTCAGCGTAACTGTAAATGGTTCTGCTGCAACCATCTCTAACTTGCAAGATGGTACCGTAGGGGACGATGTTGTAACACTCGTTACTTCTGCTCCAATCAACCTGTCTCAAACAGTTGTAGTAAAAGTAAACGGTGTAGATGCTACTCTTAACCCGGTAGTAGACGTAACCGATGGTGTTGGTAATACTTTGACTACTGGAACAGAGGTTATTGTATCTGGAACTGAGTTGGATGCTGGTCAAATTGCTCAAGATGCTGCTGATGTAGCAACTGCAAAAGCTGCACTGGCTGTAGGGTATGCAGGTGGTGACTCTGCAGCATCTGTAACGCAAAACTTGACACTTACTACTACTGGCGCTAGTGCTACAACTGTTACATGGTCTTCTGACAACACTGCAGTTGTTACAAACGCTGGTGTTGTAACTCGACCATCATACAATGATGGCGATGCGGCAGTAAACTTGACTGCAACTATTACTAAAGGTACTGCTACAGATACTAAAACATTTGCACTGACTGTAAAGGCTGAAGCAATTGATGCAGATTCTACTGTAACAGATGGTGCAAAAGTTGGTATTAATGCAGATGCTACAGTAACAATTGCACTTGTGGATGAGGCTGGTAACCCAGTAACTGGACTGACAAACGCAGATTTTGTACTCGCAAAAGCTACAGGGACAGGTAAGCTGACATTTGGCGCAGTAACTGAAACTGCGACACCAGGTACTTACACATTCACAGTTCAAAATGATACTGCTGAAACAGCTACTATCTCCATCACTGTTGATGGCGTATTGCTGAGTGATACAGCAACGCTTGATTCGACTCTTTAA